A region from the Acyrthosiphon pisum isolate AL4f chromosome A1, pea_aphid_22Mar2018_4r6ur, whole genome shotgun sequence genome encodes:
- the LOC100162288 gene encoding peptidyl-prolyl cis-trans isomerase-like has translation MKDSVMIHGAGGIPDKSWRPQFGIIETTMGQITIELYWDHAPETCRNFAELCRRGYYNNTKCHRIIRNFMIQGGDPTGTGRGGTSIYGTHFDDEIHDDLRHTGAGIVSMANSGPNTNGSQFFITLAPTQWLDKKHTIFGRVHSGMNVVKRMGMVETDKNDRPVDDVKILRGGIKM, from the exons atgaaagatTCAGTTATGATCCATGGAGCTGGGGGTATCCCGGACAAATCGTGGAGACCACAATTTGGAATTATTGAGACTAC GATGGGTCAAATAACAATTGAACTATATTGGGATCATGCTCCAGAGACTTGCCGTAATTTTGCAGAACTTTGTAGAcgtggttattataataatacaaaatgtcatAGAATTATTCGCAATTTTATGATTCAAG GTGGTGATCCAACTGGCACCGGCAGAGGGGGTACATCAATTTATGGTACTCATTTCGACGATGAAATTCATGATGATCTTAGACATAcag gagcAGGTATTGTGTCTATGGCTAACTCAGGACCTAATACAAATGGTTCacaatttttcattacattaGCGCCAACTCAGTGGCTtgataaaaaacatacaatttttg gtcGTGTTCATTCCGGGATGAATGTTGTCAAAAGAATGGGCATGGTAGAAACGGATAAAAATGATCGACCTGTTGATGATGTAAAGATATTGAGAGGaggaataaaaatgtaa
- the Smt3 gene encoding ubiquitin-like protein SMT3 translates to MAVDKSDAPEHINLKVLGQDNAVVQFKIKKHTPLKKLMNAYCERTGLAMATVRFRFDGQAISEADTPSSLEMEEGDTIEVYQQQTGGEIIFYYY, encoded by the exons ATGGCCGTGGACAAAAGT GATGCCCCCGAACATATAAATTTGAAAGTGTTGGGTCAAGACAATGCcgttgtacaatttaaaatcaagaAGCACACTCCTTTGAAAAAGCTCATGAACGCTTATTGTGAAAGAACt ggcTTGGCAATGGCTACAGTCCGATTCCGATTCGATGGTCAGGCCATTAGTGAAGCTGATACTCCATCATCCCTAGAGATGGAAGAAGGGGATACAATTGAAGTCTATCAACAGCAGACTGGTGGtgaaatcatattttactactattaa